Genomic DNA from Carnobacterium divergens DSM 20623:
TTTCTTAGAACGACCTCTAAAGGAAACATTGTAACTGACTCAATTAATTGTTCGGTTTTTGACAGTTTTTTTATAAAGTGATTGTGAACACCTGCTTCTTTTAACAGGCTAAAAAGAAGACTTGTAATTTGGTTATTCAATTCACCCTTGCCTTGAATCAAATCCTTTTTTTTCCCATTTAATGCTGTTGCTTGGTTTAAATATTCAACCCATATCACATCTGATTCACTTGTCTTATATAATTTTTTTGCTTTCCCTTCATATAAAAGCTCCTGCTTTTCCAAAAAAAGACCTCCAATTAACATTTTCTCACAAATGAACAATCTAAGGAACGAAACTATAAATCGTTCGTCTTAAACACATATTCATTTTAACAATCTACCAATTCGATGTCAACTTAAATAACGAACATTAAAAACTTTTAATATTGGAATCGTTCGCATTGAAGCGTTTTTCTCTTTTATAAACTCCTATTACATTAAATTAGCATGGTTAAACCGATAATCGTTTAGTTCGACATACTAAAAAAAGGCTCTACAAAAAGATTGATTTTGACTTCTAGCATCAACATCATTCTTTTTATTCGCCAATATTTCAACTTTTATAATCCGTATAAAACTGAGCGCATCTCTTGTTTTCTCTTCTATTTCCCTGTATCCTAAATACAAAGAATAATTAAATTTTAAAGGAGTTGCCGATATGTCTTCAAAAATGTTACACACTTGTATCCGTGTTAAAGATTTAGATAAATCTCTTGATTTTTACACAAATGTACTGGGTTTAAAAGAAAGTCGTCGTCTTGATTTTCCAGAGCATCAATTTACACTGGTTTATCTCGCTTTTGATAACAGTGACTATGAGTTGGAGCTAACTTATAATTATGACCAAGAAACGGCTTACGACTTAGGGAATGGCTATGGTCATATTGCTATTGGCGTGGATAATATTAAAGAGCTTCATGAAAAACAAGTGGCAGCTGGTTTGAATGTCACAGATTTCAAAGGATTGCCTGGTTTGGAATTTGGCTATTATTTTATTACAGATCCAGATGGTTATAAAATCGAAGTTATTCCTAATTAAACAAAAAAAGACACTTTTGAATTTTCTTCAAAAGTGTCTTTTTTTGTTTAATCTTCAATTTCAGTTACAACTCCTGCACCGACGGTTCTACCACCTTCGCGAATGGAGAATTTCGTTCCCATTTCAACGGCGATAGGTGCAATTAAGCTTACATCAATTGTTACATTATCGCCAGGCATCACCATTTCAGTTCCTGCTGGAAGTTCAATCACTCCAGTTACATCAGTCGTGTGGAAATAGAATTGTGGGCGGTAATTATTAAAGAATGGGGTATGACGTCCTCCTTCTTCTTTAGACAAGACATATACTTCACCTTTAAATTTTGTATGAGGTGTAATACTACCCGGTTTTGCTAATACTTGACCACGTTCAATTTCTTCACGACCGATACCACGCAATAGAATTCCAACATTGTCGCCTGCTTCTCCAAAATCAAGTGTTTTACGGAACATTTCAATTCCTGTCACGGTTGTTTTCTTCGTTTCAGGGAATAATCCAATTAATTCGACTTCATCGCCAACTTTAACGGTACCGCGATCGATTCTACCACTTGCGACAGTTCCTCGACCTGTAATCGTAAAGACATCTTCAATTGGCATTAAGAATGGTTTTGCATTATCACGATCTGGTGTTGGGATATAGCTGTCAACAGTATCCATCAATTCCATAATTTTTGCTTCTGCTGCTGGATCTCCTTCTAATGCTTTTAAAGCAGAACCACGAATCACAGGGATGTCATCACCTGGGTATTTATATTCTGTTAATAATTCACGAATTTCCATTTCAACTAAATCGGTTAATTCTGGATCATCGACTAAATCTTCTTTATTGATGAAAACAATCAAATCTTCTACTCCAACTTGACGTGAAAGCAAAATATGTTCACGTGTTTGTGGCATAGGACCATCTGTTGCAGATACCACTAAAATTGCGCCATCCATTTGTGCAGCTCCAGTAATCATGTTTTTTACGTAATCTGCGTGTCCTGGTGCATCTATATGAGCATAGTGGCGTTTTTCTGTTTCATACTCTACATGAGCTGTATTAATGGTAATTCCTCTTTCGCGTTCTTCTGGGGCAGCATCAATACTAGCGTAATCTTGAGGATTTGCAAGACCTTTTTTCGCTAAAACTGATGTGATTGCCGCTGTTAATGTTGTTTTCCCGTGATCGACGTGTCCAATTGTTCCAATGTTTACATGTTCTTTTGTTCTTTCATAATGTTGTTTTGCCATAACTTACAAACCTCCTTGGTTAATGTTCTTGATTAAGAGTCTGACTATCACTGACCAACTCTTAAGATAGTTAT
This window encodes:
- the gloA gene encoding lactoylglutathione lyase, with the translated sequence MSSKMLHTCIRVKDLDKSLDFYTNVLGLKESRRLDFPEHQFTLVYLAFDNSDYELELTYNYDQETAYDLGNGYGHIAIGVDNIKELHEKQVAAGLNVTDFKGLPGLEFGYYFITDPDGYKIEVIPN
- the tuf gene encoding elongation factor Tu, which produces MAKQHYERTKEHVNIGTIGHVDHGKTTLTAAITSVLAKKGLANPQDYASIDAAPEERERGITINTAHVEYETEKRHYAHIDAPGHADYVKNMITGAAQMDGAILVVSATDGPMPQTREHILLSRQVGVEDLIVFINKEDLVDDPELTDLVEMEIRELLTEYKYPGDDIPVIRGSALKALEGDPAAEAKIMELMDTVDSYIPTPDRDNAKPFLMPIEDVFTITGRGTVASGRIDRGTVKVGDEVELIGLFPETKKTTVTGIEMFRKTLDFGEAGDNVGILLRGIGREEIERGQVLAKPGSITPHTKFKGEVYVLSKEEGGRHTPFFNNYRPQFYFHTTDVTGVIELPAGTEMVMPGDNVTIDVSLIAPIAVEMGTKFSIREGGRTVGAGVVTEIED